A single region of the Drosophila miranda strain MSH22 chromosome 2, D.miranda_PacBio2.1, whole genome shotgun sequence genome encodes:
- the LOC108156441 gene encoding ATP synthase mitochondrial F1 complex assembly factor 1 — MACRKLFRVLQNNHPALKRSIAMSRSLRSTEEAVEKLKESNPYYWKYAEKIAKIQQTSAEEFLDRVERVVNPIKDGQIQARSYSELLNPKEELAKQEAAELPHKKLSDIMKLELLADKSAEELSQIWIEYHKTKEVLAATLTKAQYETLMGRAKEHPIFLLPLPRSEGFEFFLLQFAANTVHFTPLLAYQVHHENAPECLTVVHYTEVQDKGVVLMRGEYDTKVLTAQEAQCLANELQMFYYKTDESKMKLLETFTKRPDEFKHTDLIKEVENIQLA, encoded by the exons ATGGCATGCCGTAAATTGTTTCGCGTTCTTCAAAATAATCATCCAGCTCTAAAACGGAGCATTGCCATGTCGCGCTCACTACGCTCCACCGAGGAAGCCGTggagaagctgaaggaaaGCAATCCCTACTATTGGAAGTATGCGGAAAAGATTGCCAAGATTCAGCAGACGTCTGCCGAGGAGTTCCTGGATCGTGTTGAGCGCGTCGTGAATCCAATTAAGGATGGCCAAATCCAGGCCAG GTCGTATTCCGAGCTGTTGAACCCCAAAGAGGAGCTGGCCAAGCAAGAAGCGGCTGAGCTGCCACACAAGAAACTGTCGGACATCATGAAGCTGGAACTGCTGGCCGACAAAAGCGCAGAGGAGTTATCGCAGATCTGGATCGAgtaccacaagaccaaggaagTGCTGGCAGCCACCCTAACCAAGGCTCAGTACGAAACCTTGATGGGCCGCGCCAAGGAGCATCCAATTTTCCTGCTGCCATTGCCGCGCAGCGAGGGATTCGAGTTTTTCTTGCTGCAGTTTGCAGCCAACACGGTTCACTTCACTCCACTGCTGGCCTACCAGGTGCATCACGAGAATGCCCCCGAGTGCCTCACAGTGGTTCATTACACTGAGGTGCAGGACAAGGGCGTGGTGCTGATGCGCGGTGAATACGACACCAAGGTACTGACCGCTCAAGAGGCCCAGTGCCTGGCGAACGAGCTGCAGATGTTCTACTATAAGACAGACGAGAGCAAGATGAAGCTCCTGGAGACCTTTACCAAGCGTCCCGATGAGTTCAAGCACACGGATCTCATCAAGGAGGTAGAAAACATTCAGCTGGCATAG
- the LOC108156438 gene encoding synaptic vesicle glycoprotein 2C: MHQHLSEFDVVMEQIGFGRVHLFATVTLGLLQMMAILETMGMGIIGPAAVCDLRMNLMQLTSILAAGFMGIICSSYFWGYITDKMGRRWILLRTISVSNICSVISMFMVSFSGFYVMRFMTGIFVAGPSFVAVTYLSEFCNKQIMSRAVTHLYMFTGFAMLYSPAWGTLFQAQAYMDFELVISGSLTVRPWRILGCMFTLPGLIAFFLLLRMPESPKFLFMIGETQKGMDVMDWVCRKNTGRSLNPEQVANMLKFQKKVEVKRQKNANNILLTMLNDAMPLFRKPYVWYFVSGCAVMFVMGLLANGLGIWYTSMRNRANMRIGPKEHMTLCSLLFDNIPSRMKESEEDLNIVCNDDLHSFNDSLILGATYIILYNVCWLLLFYVPRKALLVTSLVIASTCGFAIIFVSNHFIQLFSLIFLVSFPGLIISLMGGALLEFVPTYIRAKALCISLMWCRWGAAVGATVVGSSIEKHCEITLLAMAILPLFAASLESFLPL; encoded by the exons ATGCATCAGCATCTGTCCGAGTTTGACGTCGTTATGGAGCAGATTG GCTTCGGCAGAGTTCATCTGTTTGCCACTGTGACGCTGGGACTGCTCCAGATGATGGCCATTCTGGAGACAATGGGCATGGGAATTATTGGACCGGCGGCGGTCTGTGATCTGCGGATGAATCTCATGCAACTTACTTCGATTTTGGCGGCCGGTTTTATGGGTATAATTTGCTCCTCGTACTTCTGGGGCTACATTACCGATAAAATGGGTCGCCGTTGGATCCTCTTGCGCACCATTTCGGTGAGCAATATATGTTCGGTCATTTCCATGTTCATGGTTAGCTTCTCTGGCTTCTATGTAATGCGCTTCATGACGGGAATATT CGTGGCCGGGCCTAGCTTTGTGGCAGTCACCTATCTTAGCGAGTTCTGCAACAAGCAGATCATGTCGCGCGCCGTAACCCACTTGTACATGTTCACGGGTTTCGCCATGTTGTACAGCCCTGCGTGGGGGACATTATTTCAGGCACAGGCCTATATGGACTTCGAGTTGGTGATATCGGGGAGCCTAACTGTTCGGCCCTGGCGTATACTTGGCTGCATGTTCACATTGCCCGGATTGATTGCGTTCTTCCTGTTGCTTCGCATGCCAGAGAGTCCCAAGTTTCTGTTTATGATTGGTGAGACCCAGAAGGGCATGGATGTGATGGACTGGGTGTGCAGAAAGAACACCGGCCGGTCCCTCAACCCCGAACAAGTGGCGAATATGCTCAAGTTTCAGAAAAAAGTGGAGGTAAAGCGCCAGAAGAATGCCAACAATATCCTATTAACGATGCTCAATGATGCCATGCCACTGTTCCGGAAGCCCTACGTCTGGTATTTCGTGAGCGGCTGTGCGGTTATGTTTGTGATGGGCTTGCT GGCCAACGGATTGGGGATCTGGTATACTTCAATGCGGAATCGAGCAAATATGCGCATAGGACCCAAGGAACATATGACACTTTGTAGCCTTCTATTCGACAATATCCCTAGCCGAATGAAGGAATCCGAAGAGGACTTAAATATC GTCTGCAACGATGACCTGCATAGCTTCAACGATTCTCTCATTCTGGGTGCTACCTACATTATTCTATACAACGTATGCTGGCTGTTGCTCTTCTATGTGCCCCGAAAGGCCCTGTTGGTCACCTCTCTCGTCATTGCCTCCACCTGCGGATTTGCCATAATATTCGTATCCAACCATTTCATTCAGCTCTTTTCCTTGATATTCCTAGTTTCATTCCCGGGCTTGATAATTTCACTGATGGGCGGTGCCCTACTGGAGTTTGTGCCCACCTACATACGCGCCAAGGCTCTGTGCATCAGTCTTATGTGGTGCCGTTGGGGCGCTGCCGTGGGAGCGACCGTTGTCGGATCGTCTATTGAGAAGCACTGCGAGATAACTCTATTGGCAATGGCAATTCTGCCTCTGT TTGCCGCAAGCCTTGAATCATTTTTACCATTGTAA
- the LOC108156442 gene encoding neuropeptide F isoform X1 produces the protein MSNTMRCILIVCVALTLIAAGCNVEASNSRPPRKNDVNTMADAYKFLQDLDTYYGDRARVRFGKRGGPLMEMLRNRELENNMAKSINSGGELIRALDEEEVF, from the exons ATGTCCAATACAATGCGTTGCATTCTGATTGTCTGCGTGGCACTTACACTGATCGCCGCCGGCTGCAATGTGGAGGCATCCAATTCGAGACCACCACGGAAGAATGACGTCAATACCATGGCGGATGCGTACAAGTTCTTGCAGGATCTGGACACCTACTATGGCGACAGGGCACGAGTTCGGTTCGGCAAGCGGGGGGGTCCACTGATGGAAATGCTGCGGAATCGGGAGCTGGAGAACAATATGGCCAAAAGCATCAACAGCGGCGGGGAGTTG ATCCGCGCCCTGGATGAGGAGGAGGTATTCTAA
- the LOC108156442 gene encoding neuropeptide F isoform X2, producing MSNTMRCILIVCVALTLIAAGCNVEASNSRPPRKNDVNTMADAYKFLQDLDTYYGDRARVRFGKRGGPLMEMLRNRELENNMAKSINSGGELKSV from the exons ATGTCCAATACAATGCGTTGCATTCTGATTGTCTGCGTGGCACTTACACTGATCGCCGCCGGCTGCAATGTGGAGGCATCCAATTCGAGACCACCACGGAAGAATGACGTCAATACCATGGCGGATGCGTACAAGTTCTTGCAGGATCTGGACACCTACTATGGCGACAGGGCACGAGTTCGGTTCGGCAAGCGGGGGGGTCCACTGATGGAAATGCTGCGGAATCGGGAGCTGGAGAACAATATGGCCAAAAGCATCAACAGCGGCGGGGAGTTG AAATCTGTTTAA